A window of Agelaius phoeniceus isolate bAgePho1 chromosome 9, bAgePho1.hap1, whole genome shotgun sequence genomic DNA:
TGGCTGGGAAACAGCAGAGGGAACACCTGGTCCAGGAAGCACACACACTTCTCAGTGAAGCAGGAAGAATTCTGGGTTTTCAGGTATCCTTGTGTTGCTATCCAGTCACATTGTGAACTGGCAggatatttttttctggttacATGTGGTGTCACACATATAACCAGATGAGGGGCAGTAAAGGGGAGTTTTGAGATCAGTTTGGTGTGCTGAAACTCCTAGGTGGTCagtagaaaactgaaaacttGATCATCAGAGTTCTGATTCATCCAAAAGAAGCTTTTCTTTATGTCCACACAACGGGTCTGTGCAGAAAAGCTCTGTGCAGCTGTTCATCACTGATTTCTTCAACTGACtttctgtctttgctttgtAGCTTTGATGAAATGGCTAAATACGACATTCCAGCCTCAGTGGACTTTATTTTGAAGAAAACTGGCCAGGAACAAGTATTTTACATTGGCCATTCACAGGGCACCACAATGGGTATGTTCTAATAAATATGCATTTATTAGAATATATTGTGTTTGAAATGGTATCAAGTTCCACATATGTGTTTTAGTGATTAAAAACCAGGACACTTGAAAACTACTGCTTTTGGTTTTTAGTGGCTTTTTGGAATATTagcataaaaatgaaaagacaTGATCTTTCAGTGTTTATTTAAAAGTGGAAAGCTGTTAGACTGATAAATTGAAGTCATAGGTAGGTGGCAGTACagcttctattaaaaaaaatcaatgaattATATGTAATAAAATTAGACTCATCAGACGCAGAGAATAAAGATTCCCATTTCCAGAATATTTTGCTGCATGTAGGGCCTGGCTCATGTGCTTTAGACCTTCTTGTAGAAGAAGGGTTAGTAAGCATTAAATTGCTTTCTGGAAGAAAGCAAGTCTTCTGAATTACTGCATTTAATTTAGGCTTTGTAGTAACTAGTTTAATTTACATTATTTAACCTAATCCTAGGTAGTGCAATATAGTTAAACTATTAATCCAAAAATACTTTTGCACACTTTCACATAGATTTTTGTAGAATTTCTACCAGGTAAAATTCTTATCTAACTCGTGTCACTGAGGTTTGTTAATTGTTCCTTATATTATTTACAGCTTTTGTTGCTTTTTCAACTTTGCCACAGCTGGCTAAGAAAATCAAAATGTTCTTTGCCTTGGCACCAGTAGCTACTGTCAAGTTTGCCACTAGCCCTCTGGTAAAATTTGGATTGTTTCCTGATGTGCTGCTCAAGGTTTGTATTTGAGTGTAAATGTTTCAAGCCAAATGAGGTATGCCCCTTTCTATCTGAAAATAGCATAGGAAAGAATGTTAATAGCTGTGGATTAGAGAGTAACATATGATAAGGATTCTGGGTCAATTTTACCATAATGATGCTATTGAAGTCAGCAGTGTCTCCTCTAGCTTTATTACTGTCTAGTGAGACAATTTGCATCAGTTTAAAGTAGTATTTTACAATTACAGCTTAATAGGTGGAACAAAATTGTTTTTCCATTTACATGTTTCTAGAATTTAAGCTAGGAAAATCATATGATTAACTAGTCACTATGTTTTAGAAGAGTTGTATAATATCTTTATACAGAATACAGGTCATGAATTGTCCATGAACTTTAACAGATTTCTTTCACAATCAACCATTTAGTATTGGAAGAGGATCCTTCAGAGAGTGATTAAGAGCAACAGCTTTATTTAGATGCTGTGAATCATCCTCTGGAGGAGTTTACCTCTTCCCCATTAACATCAAGGAGAATGAGGCAGGCTGGAATAAGTGCCTGAAGTCAGACACTGTGAACACCCTGCTGTGTGTCATTTTTAACCATCACTTTTCTTTCCACCACCCATGGAGATTCCCACACAGGGCTGTTTGTTCTGTGACATAACCCCCCCTTCTGATCCAGCCTGCACTGATTTAAAGTCTGTCTGTAGTACTAGTTCCTTGCTCTAAAGGCAGTCAACATAAAAGCAACACTAATCATTGTGATCTCCTGTTCCTTGCATAATGGACTTTGTCTAATGAGACTAGCAGCTGATCAGTCCCTTGTGCAGATGTTCAATGTTGTGCTGAGGAACTTGATTCTCACGGTGACTTGCAAAAAACTGGAGTGCAGGGAGAACCTGACAGTGACAAACTCGTGGGTCAGTCATATCTTTAAAGAACTGTGTCACTTTTAAGGAAGCTTGCAGTGGGACATTTTAAAATCCttgaacaatttaaaaatacccATCAAGAGGAAGAGGTCACCCCACATCTCATGcagcttgtttttctctcatgGTTTGAAGAGAGGAAGTTGCAAGTACAAAGCCATTTAAAATTAGCAGGCAGAGCTTAACATACTTTAGCCTTAAACAATCTGATGACAAAAGGCTGTACAATATAACTGTAAATTgttgaatttaaaatttattggAATTTGAGGTTAGGTTTGAAATTCTTGCAAGATTTTCCCAGTTCCCATATACTCTTGGTGGGGTTAATGTACTGCACTATTTGTAGCAGAAGCACTAACCATGACAACGCTGATAAGGAGATCATTGATTTTCATGTGAAACAGCTGTCATTGGTGGAAATGTAAATAATTACCTCAAGAGTGCTGTAGtataaaaactgaaaatagGTCATTCTGTGCAATTACATGTTTGTCTtatatgtttgtttttttgtagGACATGTTTGGAAAGAAACAATTCCTCCCTCAGAATTTCTTGCTGAAGTGGCTTGCTACCCATGTTTGCACCCACAGAATACTCGATGACCTTTGTGGCAACCTATTCTTTCTTCTATGTGGTTTTAATGAAAGAAACTTGAATATGGTGTGTTCTAGTGACTTTCTTTAATAGCTAAATTAGTATGAACGCTAACACAGTATTGACTGAATGTATAAAAATGTTTTAGGGATACCATTATTAGGTTTAAAATTCAGCTTGAGAGTTCTGTTGTTCAATGCAATTAATCCCCCAAATGTTTTAACTTCTTACCTCATCTGTATGTATGGCTCCAGTTAACTTTTGTTTATAACATTTTAAGGGGAATGGAATAGTCTGTTAGTTGTTCAGGAAGCAACAATGGGTAGAACTGGTGCCCTGTGAGGATGAGTAAACCATGTTAATGATCTTGTTGCAGAGCCGAGTGGATGTGTATTCAACACACTGCCCTGCAGGAACATCTGTACAAAACATGATCCACTGGAGCCAGGTAGGCTTTCCAGAAACTAAAGTGCCCATGACTCTGGTTTGTTTGTAGAATATTGATGTGTCTGATATTTGTGAAATAAATGCCAAAATATACGTGCAGCCTAGCCCAAGTGAAATTTGGAACTGCCAAAAGTTAGAATGGCAGCTGTATACTGCAGCTGCTTTCATGATAAGGATTTATGGTGGTTCACCCCTCTTCCCTGTTTCTTTGAAAATACTGTAACTGGAAGTACCTCAACCAACAAAAAGTACTGCAGAATAACTTACCTCAGAGGGGTGCTGTAAAGAGTATTTGTTTCCCTTTTAACAAACTCTGTTTTGGTTACAGGTTGTAGCAGCAGGTTTTCTGTTCTATTCTGTTTAGcttcattttatatttgttaGTATATTTTGATGTTTGTCTCAGTGCACAGTTTCATGCCTGTGATGCTGTTGTGCCTGAAGCTTGGTCAGCAGACTGACAAGTGAGACATTTCCCATGGAATCAGTGGTCAGTGCTACTTGAGCTCTGGTAGCTGGATTTGGTCACCTCATCATAGGCAATGTGTTCTACTGTACACAGCTGTTCAAGGGTTGGCTCAGAAAGAAATgtgtgaagatttttttttccagatccCTGTTATATAAActtctgtttctgaaaaaaatagtaGATGGTAAATTATGCAGATTAGGCTTGCTAAGAAAGCTCCCTGCTTTATTCATATACATTTAGATATCAAGgtaaatatttcagaagaaaacatgGAGCTGCCATATCCTGGCTTTGGATACATTAGGCTGTTTTCCTTAATCTTTTTCTACCATTGCTATGAGAGAGTGTGAAATTTTAAGGGACAAAGTCTAATGGTATTGAATGTTAATGTTTTCCATTCCTGTGACACTAGGCAAAGCAGTGACACTTGTCCTTGTTAATATTTGGCATTCCACTGTTTCTTGTGTAGGTTGCCTGTTCTCCAGATGACTACACTTTTTAGCTCTTCTGATAGCAGTGTTGCAGTTCTTTGTAtgtgtattttttgtttctagGCTGTGAGGACTGGGGAACTCAAAGCTTATGACTGGGGAAGCAAAGCTGCAAACATGGCTCACTATAACCAGGTAGACATCTTTTACATCTATAATTCTAGAGTGTCACAGAAAATAGTCCTTGGGCACTTCTCTGGGTGCTGTATTTATGCTGCATGCTAAAGAGCTGCTGGTGTTTTCCAGTAACGAGACTGGAGATCTGCTTTTtccaaaagaacaaaaacagaAACCAGCTGGGACTGTAGGGCTCAGAGGTAGTCCTAAGTCAGTGTGGGGCTCACATATGGATATGAAGCTGTGGTGGCACACACTTCCTTGAGGGGAAGTCCTGCCAGTCTGGATCATGAGATCCCCCTGCACTTCTCATCATAAGGCACAGGCTGTCAGTTCATGTGTATTGTTTATCTTTAGTCTGTTTAGTCTCCactcatttttgtttttaaattgctGTGTACAgttccaaaaatattttgccCCTTATCTCTTAGTGACTGCAAAATACTGCAGTATCATACTTTCAGAGTAGCAGTCACTTCTGGCCTTAGATTAGAGTTGAAATACCTTGAATGGGATGCATTTTCACATTCTCTGAGGTCTTGCTACCCTGTTGTCTTTGTAAATTCTTCAAAACACATCTTTACTGCTGCACATGCTGTAATATTGCAGCACTCTTGCAGTTACATTTTTGGTTGAGCCAGGACTCCATCTCTAGCTGTCCAAGAGAGAAAATTAGTATCTGACACGTTCTTGCAGTTGCTAGTATGTTACACTGGCAGTGTAGGATCatactgaagatttttttttttctaatgcttTGTTTTCACTTTCCCTCTCCTCAGTCTACTCCCCCTTTCTACAAAATAAAAGAGATGACTGTACCAACTGCAGTGTGGACTGGTGGACAGGACTGGCTGGCAGACCCAAAGGATGTTGCTATGCTGCTCACTCAGATCTCCAATTTGGTTTACCACAAAAACATTCCAGAGTGGGAACATTTGGATTTCATCTGGGGCCTTGATGCACCTTACCGCATGTATAATGAAATTATTAACATGATTAGGAAGTTATCTCTAGACTGACATGGGTATTGGTTCACCAGGAATTTGTCAGTTTTTGGAAAATACACTTTTCTGGCAATAATGCTACATTGCTTAGGAggatgcattttttaaatgccaGCAATGACTACTAAATTGGATTAATATTTGGTTATTTTTTCTCAGtattatttctctctcttcacAGTATTTTGCTTATTTTGCACACAGTGGCATGGTACTCAAAACACAGCAGTAGGACCTAGCACAAAAAGAGTATGTCATGTGCACATAAATGTCTGAAAGACAAATTAGACAAGTTAGTCCATTCAGCACCTCAGGTGCTTGACACTTAGAACAAGTGTTTCACTGTGCATAAAACACAGCCATTTCTCAGTATTTGGCCATTTCTAAGTACCTTTGAGAAGTACTTCTTGTACTGCAGTGACCTATTTGGTGCTGGCACTTTACAAAGCACTTAGTAACTTTTTGCTGTGGTATTATTTTAGCCAATCACATAAAATCAGATTACTTCCCTTTTCAATATTGCCCAGAAGAACTGCAGTGAAGCCAGAGAAACCACTGTCAGTCAAAATCTCCAATTTTGGGACTGATTCATTGCTTTGATTCTTGCTTTGATGGTATCCCTGAAGCCTTCAGTGTTTCACATACCAGCTGTGGATAGAGGTTGCAATTTGCCCTGGCAGATTCCTGGAACAAGAGTAATGTTCAAACAAAACCACTTTCAGTTAACTTTGTCAATAGGTTGTGGCTTTCAAGGAGAGTGATGTAACATGCTTGTGTTTTGCACTGACACTAACTAGAAAACAAGCTCCCCCAGCCTACTGCTGGTGAGAGAAGAGCTAAAGCATTAATTCTACAGGTTGAGTGACTTAATTTCTGTGGACTTTTCCCCTTAATTATCTGCTGCATTGAAGATCTGTTTACTTCTTAACCACTTACAGGGTGCTCCCCACCATTGTGTTCAGCAACTAAATAACAGCCTGGAGAAGCCTGACAGTATTACAGCAGCTTGATTTGTCTACTTCAAACTGGGGCTAAGACCCATTTAATGGGGAAGAGGATTCACATCTGCCTCAGGGGGCTGACTTTGGAGCTCTTTCCATTGACTGTGCAGAGAACTTTGGTTTCTCTGAGATACATCAAAGTTCTGTGCCAAATGAACAATCTCCAGAGTCAGTTGCCTCAGTCCAGATGATAATTTCTGTGCCATAGTTGGATTCAACTCAGATTTCTTCAGTAATCCCAACAGGATAAAGAGCCTTTCTACATGTCATAGgaaataatgcattttaaattgAGGCAAActtattttgtaaaaaaaaaaattcaaaaaaattcagaaatagaCACAGGTTGTAAATTAGGACTTGTttctttgggtatttttttttattcctaattGAGACTCAGGGAATTCTCAGGTGTTGTTTAGGGACGAAGTAGTTCATTGGTTCATGAGACTTTGGTCTTTTGTAAAGCACAGCCAGATATGCTTTActttgctgtgctgaagggaAGCTTCTGTTGGAATCCAGGGTGGCTAATTTAACAGTTGTGAGGGTATGTGGTATGGCATGAACCATGTGCATCATGTTTATTAAGTTTGAGCTCTTTCAATAAACATGAGACCTGCTTGGAGTTTGGAGTGGTGTGGTGTTTCACTTCCTGTTCCATGAATGCATGGGAATCTTTGGGACAGAATTCAGAAAGCCAAGTCTATTTTTTACAACTATTAATCCATAGAAcaagtacagaaaaaaagagtACAGTAGAAAAAGTAAAATAGCTAAGCTTCTATTTTACTTTTTCCCTGTAAGAAGCTTTTTTCTAGCTTAAAAGGCCATTCTTATTTAGGTGGACTTCTCTGAGACTTTTAAGTAAGGTAATAATTGTAAATAATTACACATAGACAGAGTCATTTCTAAGCCTTCAGGTGAAGCTTCTTTTAAACCACTGACGTGGTGGAAAGCTTCTTGTATCATATTCTTAAACCTTGGGTAATTGGATTGCTTAACAGACTGTCTGGTAATCTCATAAATGGCATTTAATCACATAGTAAGGCAGGGAGCTAATCTTTGCCACAGTACACATAAACCAGCTTTTGACCTTTGTCACCTTCAATAATAAATGTGCTCAGGCTATACCTTCCTGTACATTCTGGATACTGTAGTTGTGCAGTCAAGACAGTAGAGTGTATTAAATCCTATGTGTGGCCACCTTTGTCAGCTGATGAACACCCTGTGTGCCTGGAAATAAAGCCAGAATACTGGAAGCTTTACACAAAAGCCATTATGGAGCTTCTCTGCTTCACTGGAGTAAGGGTAGTTATGGAAATTATGAGCTGCTTTAGTTCTCCGTGACTCACTAAAGTTGCAGGCCCTGTGTGACAGAAAGTTGGAGAGGTGTcattgggaagaattgtgcaaAATAAGATACCCTGAACATAGAGGAGAGAGTGAGAAGCTTGTTCTATTTAGAATCACCTGTGAGGAATTAAGAGTTCAGTGATGAAAAGTACATTTTTCTAAGCAGATCTTAAATACTGAGTGCCTGCTCTATGGACCTCTGTGTTACaggtatgtatgtatgtgtgtgttgtTGAAAGTTGGCTGAACACCAGCTTTGGACAGTATAAAAGTGCACTTAACTGGCTTAACAGAGGGCATGGGACACTTTCTGCTGGCTTGGTCTCAGCATTTAGTGACTGCTAGAAAGGCAGAAGAAAGTAGTCCCTGTTCAGCTGATGGATGCAAGTACATTTACAGTGTtcatttcatcagaaggccTGAGGATGGAGTGTGTGTTTGTTAGTGAAGTGTACTGAATGATGCACTAGCTCCACACAGAGCATTTTTACACTGGTTAGTGATTCCATGGCTACTGATAGCACTGATAAAAGTTTATACATCAACTCAAGCAGTATAGAAGTGCCTCAGCATAGGAAGAGGTGGTGAAACAGACCTCCTACTCTACTTGGGTCCTGCAAGAAAAACAGTTTTGTCAACTTGGGAACAAATTTTTCTAGAAATTATTTAT
This region includes:
- the LOC129122961 gene encoding putative lysosomal acid lipase/cholesteryl ester hydrolase isoform X2; this encodes MRGLLLAAFLLQSIGGSGAFAAGRRNVDPETNMNISEIIIFRGYPSEEYEVTTEDGYILSINRIPYGRKGHEGSKGPRPAVFLQHGLLADASNWITNLDYNSLGFMLADAGYDVWLGNSRGNTWSRKHTHFSVKQEEFWVFSFDEMAKYDIPASVDFILKKTGQEQVFYIGHSQGTTMAFVAFSTLPQLAKKIKMFFALAPVATVKFATSPLVKFGLFPDVLLKDMFGKKQFLPQNFLLKWLATHVCTHRILDDLCGNLFFLLCGFNERNLNMSRVDVYSTHCPAGTSVQNMIHWSQAVRTGELKAYDWGSKAANMAHYNQSTPPFYKIKEMTVPTAVWTGGQDWLADPKDVAMLLTQISNLVYHKNIPEWEHLDFIWGLDAPYRMYNEIINMIRKLSLD
- the LOC129122961 gene encoding lysosomal acid lipase/cholesteryl ester hydrolase isoform X3, which gives rise to MLADAGYDVWLGNSRGNTWSRKHTHFSVKQEEFWVFSFDEMAKYDIPASVDFILKKTGQEQVFYIGHSQGTTMAFVAFSTLPQLAKKIKMFFALAPVATVKFATSPLVKFGLFPDVLLKDMFGKKQFLPQNFLLKWLATHVCTHRILDDLCGNLFFLLCGFNERNLNMSRVDVYSTHCPAGTSVQNMIHWSQAVRTGELKAYDWGSKAANMAHYNQSTPPFYKIKEMTVPTAVWTGGQDWLADPKDVAMLLTQISNLVYHKNIPEWEHLDFIWGLDAPYRMYNEIINMIRKLSLD